One stretch of Halichoerus grypus chromosome 10, mHalGry1.hap1.1, whole genome shotgun sequence DNA includes these proteins:
- the SIRPD gene encoding signal-regulatory protein delta, with translation MAYVSGSGTFVSVNGTTHEIFQVQQAEMTQTVSTGETITLSCSVPDSLPKGPVLWFKGHGRNRELIYNFKEGFFPRVKEIGHPTKPGNTDFSIRISEISLADAGIYYCVKFKEGKPDTEFQSGPGTKVFVTSEFVSSTPYYGLSSQLTNPLFIELLDYAKYY, from the exons ATGGCGTATGTATCTGGTTCAGGCACCTTTGTGTCTGTGAATG GAACCACACATGAGATATTCCAGGTGCAACAAGCTGAGATGACGCAGACTGTATCAACTGGAGAGACAATCACCTTGAGTTGCAGTGTGCCAGATTCACTTCCAAAAGGACCCGTCTTATGGTTCAAGGGACATGGGCGAAACCGGGAATTAATCTACAACTTCAAAGAAGGTTTCTTTCCCAGAGTAAAAGAAATTGGACACCCCACCAAACCTGGCAACACAGACTTTTCCATCCGCATCAGTGAAATCTCTCTTGCAGACGCCGGCATCTACTACTGTGTGAAGTTCAAGGAAGGGAAACCTGACACAGAGTTCCAGTCAGGTCCGGGCACCAAGGTGTTTGTGACTAGTGAGTTTGTCTCCTCCACCCCCTATTATGGGCTATCATCTCAGTTAACCAATCCTCTATTCATTGAATTACTAGATTATGCTAAATATTATTGA